The Juglans microcarpa x Juglans regia isolate MS1-56 chromosome 2S, Jm3101_v1.0, whole genome shotgun sequence genome has a window encoding:
- the LOC121251767 gene encoding receptor-like protein kinase 5 produces MTKAAPIFIHFSFYVTFFLFSTHANSQAQEQRILLNLKQLWRNPESLKHWILTNSSSHCFWPEITCSNNSIIGLSFKDYNINGIVPPFICNLKNLTIFDVYNNSFHSTEFPRALYNCSKLEILNLSQNYFSGAIPDDIHRMSRLRELDLGGNNFDGNISASMGQLTELRKLILLQCSFIGTFPPEIGNLSNLEVLELSYNSKMVPTLPSEFGKLKKLKFLWMAGTNLIGEIPNTIGEMAALEFLDLSQNNMTGKIPDSLFMPKNLTIVYLYQNKLSGEIPRVVEALNLDVIDLSENNLTGTIPDEFGKLGNLTGLALFLNQLSGKIPDSIGHLPRLKNLNLFNNNFLGSLPPELGRYSMLERLWVSTNRLTGQLPEHLCDNGKLVEVVAYENQLVGELPKSLGNCSSLELVKIYRNKFFGNIPSGLWTSSNLKMLMLSDNSFTGELPERLAWNLSRLEMNNNRFSGKIPQGVSYSRNLSVLMASNNHFNGMIPQDISCLTILLLDRNQLSGSLPLDINSWKSLNTLNLSRNAISGQIPKELGSLPGLTELDLSENQLSGLIPSKLGLLKLTSLNLSSNHLTGSIPSEFENGAYAYSFLNNPSLCANRPSRYLNIKNCNSRRQKSSKTSYKLIAWIIGLVVAVLLGLFISFFVIINYKKRKHGLHSSWKLISFQKLNFTESDILSGLTENNLIGSGGSGQVYRVVVHPSGDIVAVKKIWNNRKLEEKLEKEFLAEVKILSSIRHANIVKLLCCISNDNLKLLVYEYLDNRSLDRWLHRKSRATILSSAVSHVILDWPKRLHIAVGAAKGLSYMHHDCSLPIVHRDVKSSNILLDLNFNAQIADFGLAKMLVKEGELATMSIVAGSFGYIAPEYARTTRINEKIDVYSFGVILLELTTGRKANDGDEHTSLAQWALRHIQDGKPIVDALDEEVKEPCHLNEMCHVFRLGLYCTGTQPSTRPSMKMVLKVLLQCSQQVRNEEKNAATDMFFAS; encoded by the exons ATGACGAAAGCAGCTCCAATATTTATCCATTTCTCTTTCTACGTcacattttttctcttttccaccCATGCAAACTCCCAAGCTCAAGAACAAAGAATCCTACTAAACCTGAAACAACTATGGAGAAATCCAGAATCTCTCAAACACTGGATTCTAACAAACTCCTCCTCCCATTGTTTCTGGCCTGAGATCACTTGCTCCAACAACTCTATCATTGGTTTATCCTTCAAAGATTACAACATCAATGGAATAGTCCCACCCTTCATTTGCAACCTCAAGAACCTCACAATATTTGATGTTTATAACAACAGTTTCCACTCAACGGAGTTCCCGAGAGCTCTCTACAACTGTTCCAAGCTGGAAATTCTTAACCTCTCGCAAAACTATTTTTCGGGTGCAATCCCCGATGACATTCACCGCATGTCTCGGCTTCGAGAGCTTGACCTCGGAGGCAACAACTTCGACGGTAACATCTCAGCATCTATGGGGCAGTTGACAGAATTGAGGAAACTTATTCTTCTCCAGTGTTCGTTTATCGGTACTTTCCCGCCAGAAATTGGAAACCTGTCCAATCTTGAGGTTCTAGAATTGTCCTATAATTCTAAGATGGTGCCAACCTTGCCTTCGGAGTTCGGAAAGTTGAAGAAGCTCAAGTTTTTATGGATGGCTGGGACAAATTTGATCGGAGAAATCCCAAACACGATTGGAGAAATGGCAGCTCTGGAGTTTTTGGATttgtcacaaaataacatgacCGGGAAGATCCCTGATAGTTTGTTTATGCCAAAGAATCTAACGATTGTTTACCTTTACCAAAACAAATTGTCTGGAGAGATTCCTCGGGTGGTCGAGGCTTTGAACCTCGATGTCATCGATCTATCGGAAAATAATTTGACAGGGACAATTCCCGATGAATTTGGAAAGCTCGGAAATTTGACAGGTCTGGCTTTGTTTCTCAATCAATTATCTGGAAAAATTCCAGATAGCATTGGTCATCTTCCGAGGTTGAAAAATCTCAACTTATTTAACAACAATTTTTTAGGGAGTTTGCCTCCAGAACTAGGGAGGTATTCTATGTTGGAAAGGCTTTGGGTTTCAACCAACAGGCTTACAGGCCAGTTGCCAGAACACTTATGTGACAATGGGAAGTTGGTGGAAGTGGTAGCTTATGAAAACCAGCTCGTTGGAGAATTGCCCAAGTCGCTTGGAAATTGCAGCAGTTTGGAATTAGTCAAGATATAcagaaataagttttttgggAATATTCCAAGTGGTCTTTGGACATCATCCAATCTAAAAATGTTGATGCTAAGTGATAATTCTTTTACAGGCGAGCTTCCTGAGAGATTGGCATGGAATCTTTCACGATTGGAGATGAATAATAACAGGTTTTCAGGTAAAATTCCACAGGGAGTGTCTTACTCGAGGAATTTGTCAGTTCTCATGGCTAGCAATAACCACTTCAACGGCATGATTCCTCAAGATATTTCTTGTTTGACAATTCTTTTGCTTGATCGAAACCAACTTTCGGGCTCCCTTCCATTAGATATTAATTCATGGAAATCGCTGAATACTCTAAACCTCAGTCGAAATGCAATCTCTGGGCAAATTCCAAAGGAACTTGGTTCCTTACCAGGCCTTACTGAATTGGACTTGTCAGAAAACCAGTTGTCTGGCCTAATTCCATCAAAACTTGGCCTCCTGAAGCTCACTTCACTCAATCTATCTTCAAATCATCTGACTGGAAGCATCCCAAGTGAATTCGAGAATGGTGCATATGCCTACAGCTTCTTGAACAATCCTAGTCTTTGTGCTAATAGACCATCTCGATACCTTAATATCAAGAACTGCAATTCGCGCCGCCAAAAGTCGAGCAAAACTTCTTACAAATTGATTGCTTGGATCATAGGTTTGGTGGTAGCAGTTCTTTtaggtttatttatttcattctttgtgatcataaattacaaaaaaagaaagcatgGATTGCATTCATCATGGAAGCTCATCTCATTCCAGAAGTTGAATTTCACAGAATCAGACATTTTGTCAGGATTGACAGAAAATAACCTGATTGGTTCTGGTGGATCAGGTCAAGTATATCGTGTTGTTGTTCATCCTTCAGGTGATATTGTTGCTGTGAAGAAGATTTGGAATAACAGAAAGCTAGAAGAAAAACTTGAAAAGGAATTTCTGGCAGAAGTCAAAATACTTAGTTCAATTCGACATGCCAACATTGTGAAGTTGCTTTGCTGTATCTCCAATGATAATTTAAAACTTCTTGTCTACGAGTATTTGGATAACCGTAGCCTGGATCGCTGGTTGCATAGGAAAAGTAGAGCAACAATCTTGTCAAGTGCAGTCAGTCATGTTATCTTGGATTGGCCTAAAAGGTTGCATATAGCAGTTGGAGCTGCCAAGGGGCTCTCCTATATGCACCATGACTGCTCACTACCCATTGTTCATCGAGATGTGAAGTCAAGCAACATCCTTTTAGATCTCAATTTCAACGCACAAATAGCTGATTTTGGTCTAGCAAAGATGTTGGTCAAGGAGGGAGAACTGGCTACAATGTCAATCGTTGCTGGCTCTTTTGGCTACATAGCTCCAG AGTATGCTCGCACGACAAGAATTAATGAAAAGATCGATGTTTATAGCTTTGGAGTTATCCTTCTGGAGCTGACAACCGGAAGGAAAGCCAATGATGGTGATGAACATACATCCCTAGCCCAATGGGCATTGCGACACATTCAAGATGGAAAACCAATAGTTGATGCCTTGGATGAGGAGGTCAAGGAACCTTGTCACTTGAATGAAATGTGTCATGTTTTCAGACTTGGACTCTATTGTACTGGCACACAGCCTTCTACCAGACCATCCATGAAAATGGTTCTTAAGGTTTTGCTCCAATGCAGCCAGCAAGTCAGAAACGAAGAGAAGAATGCGGCAACTGATATGTTTTTCGCTTCCTAA